The genomic region TGCTGCTGTGAGTGAAAACAATGTGCAAGCTGAAGGTGATATTACATCACGAAGTGCCACCATCCACTAGTAAAAAACAGATCATAAGTGTAATGGATCAGCCTACAGCTGACGTTGCATTCTCGCCAGCATAAGCTTTTAGCGGACTAAATATGGAACAAATGAGCACAAAATATGTGATCTCCAGTCTTAGCTCTGGAGTGTCCACTctaaaaactaacattactattaaaactgatatggtcattttcataaattaaatacaatCTGAAATTGCTTCAATGGCATCAGCTGAACTGACCACACAGTCAAGAAGCAACACAAAATATCATCACCCAAGTTTCATGACTCTCAGTGATTTCAGCTAATCTGCAGACACAATTTGATAACATTTCACTAAATGTAGGACACATATCAGaagaaaacataaatttgaaaCCATTTTTTTAGCAACATATATTAACTAACAATGTGATAATatcaaatttttgtaaaaatttgtctACGAATGTAGACTAGCTCGTGACAAAAAACTCCACACCCAGTGAAATGGTACAAACATTTCAAACCAAAATATAGCATTTCACCACAGAGCAAGCATGTATCCTAAAGCTACAATTTGTTGATTAGATGGATATCTTTAGCAGTAATTATTGCAAATGGATTGACAACAAAGACAAACACATTGATAAGTGTATTAGTGAAAACTTACTGCAAATGTGCAACAGTTGGTTAGCAGATACTTTGAAAACAATGAGGCTGCAAAACCTGGACAGATTTGAGAATTGAAACTTCATAAGGAAAGCTTTGACAAATATCTCTCGGTTTGGCAACAAAATGTATCTTCCCAGTTGTCCTttttagaaaggaatttaaaaaataaaagaagttgtgACACATTCCTCATGCACTGTTGCACCCATGCCTGAAAACTCTGGTCGCGTACAGTCAGTGCGAAATTATGGCAACGAAAATATGTATGATGCCTAGTTCTTCACGAAAGACCTGTTGTATAATCTGAAGTGCACTACCTCACTTGTCGACTGTACTAGTTAATGAGTGTTTATTCCAACACTATCAGTTTCAGGCATATATCCCAGAAAAAACACTGTCCAAAGTGTTGTATTCATAAACTCATTCAAAACAGTTTTTCCCAGGACGTGGACCACTCGACAAAAGATCCATttccttacacagtacataaaatcTAAGGCTGCAGTGTGGGCAAACGATACAACAGATAAATTTATTGACTACGAACAGTTTGAATGTGCTGTCCTGAAGAAATTTTGGTCAAGATCGGTTCAGGAGAGACTGAGAAAATTTTTCAAACCAGTGTCAAGGCAGTTTCAGACTACCCTGATAAGTACCTCAATACAATGCACCATTGGGACGATTCTGGCTTAAAGCGCCATGTATTTCGGGTACTGAAAACAAAATTACTGGTTGAAACACGCGAAAAATTTATTCAAGTTTCAAGGCAACATAGATTACTTTATGTCTGTACTCGATTCATTGTATTTAATCCAGGAAGGCCTGTGCGGTCCGCAACGTTACATTGGTACaggttggggcaaataaaagtggcctggacaaGTGGACATGAGTTGACTGAAAGTATGCAAATAACCACACCCCATCACGCACACACCACATGCATGCCCACCATGTGATCCACACTGGTTCAGAGCATGGTGTGGACTATGTCAGTGTGAGTAGAGAAGTGCAAAGTGGACgaaggtactcacagtggagcagtgggTGCTCATTATAGAAAGTtatgtgacaacaaagtcgtggaaacggtgtgcccagttgtttgctgtgaagtttaatGGTTCAAAGTGCGAGCAAAGAGTGCTATGCgatgcttagtccgaaaatggcgtcaggtaAAATCTATTCTGAACAagtcaaaaaaattttgaaaggtgAAGCCAAACCAGAAATTATGGTTGCAGTTCATCAGAAAATATTCGAGAATCCTAGCAATCAACGTGATGCCTATAGCAAGAGAGCGgtatatcacgtcgatcatgcggacaAGTACTCCACCTCGACCAGCACATGCCTCCCTACTGAGTGTCTGCTGTTCATGCATCAAAACCAGCAGATGCCACTTAGCACCTCCTGTTTTGTTAGTGGGTGTtagctgagataacaatgaatggctaggACATAgatctgttccttttgtctgatgaagcctggtttcatctGATTGGTTATGTAAACTCACAGAAACGCAGGTTTTTGCCAGCAAAGACTCCACATGACTTCGACAAAACACCATTGCATGTTCAGAAGGTTGGGTTGTGGTTCGCAGAACCTGCACGCCGCATTATTCattccatcttctttcatcagacgctgacttccgTGCATTACATtgacaaaattttgaaaccatttgtggcagcattaatggaggtggaggaggaaaagATGTACACTTACTTTTAACAGGACAGAGCACCTGCCCATATGTCGCTGACTGTAAAGTATTCAGAATGTAATGTTGCAAGGAATACAAGTAATAACCAAGAACTTGATTGATTCCTATTGTCATTAATATTCCATGTTTCCTTATTAACTGCTTCCATTCAGACTTATTTGTAAACCAAGATTCTTTATTTGTAAAACACTAGAATGTTTCTTCCAGTATGTTTTCCTCGCGGACTTTGACGTAAAAAAGTAGTTTCTTGTAAGAAGCTCTTCTTGGAAATTGTGTTATGTCAGTTGGTATGTAGTGTTAGCTGTTTTCGAGGCAGTGGTAGGATACTTTCGTAACTTTTTTTTCTTAGTGCTATAGATAACAACAAAAATCTGCAACTGAAAAATTACATCTTAGCCCTTTCGTTACTGCTGGTTTACAGCCAGATCACATGTGCAGAAAGCACTCACTTGTCTCTGATGTCGACGATGGGAGAATGCATGTGCAAGTTTTCGTTGTATGTTGAAACACTGTTTAATTTCCGATATTAGCACACGACAACACTGTTCCTTCCACCAACATCGAAGTCAATAAAATCTTCCTTAGGAACCTAGATGTTTATGTCCCTTCCCATTCCGTTGACAGCCTGTGTGAAGAGCAGCATATGAATTTTGTTGTGGATTGTCTGGCATCCCCTTCCATATCATTACGTGCAAATCGACCTTTGGCTGTAATATCGTGTCACAGTGAAGTGCAAAGTGAAGTGCTTTTaccatcatatttgtgaaaatatgtgttatatttacgtgtgcttcGCAACACCTCATCAGAATACTGAGAAAAAAGGGCTTGACACACAAAAACATGCCAAGCtacttgtaataaataatacacaagtggtccttgaAAAGGCATGCAAACTGAGTGTAAAGAactaataaaacagaaacccactgatgatggcacagaggtgttgAAACATATTTGGGAACTGGCGGATCTTACATCCAAAAATTTTAACCGCAAAtacggtaaacacaaggagctgcaaagcCAAATGATGATAATTCAGCCTGTTTACCCAAGGCTTCCAAAACCGAATTTCGTAAACTTATTTCCCAATCCCGCTTCTGGGTGGTcatataaacacttcaaaatcgattctggaaatccgcttctagttgccggttttccaattccgcaatcgattttcgcttccATGTAAATGCAATCGGTTTTGAAAAGGGCTTTggctgtcaggtttcgtcttgtttttaaaaatttcagctaataTGGACGGAGaggctttttgtacagtgaatgctacgtagaaatattagactgtatCTGTTTGCAACACTTCTTATTGAAGAGGTACAGCGATTGTGCTGACTTTATCATAAACTTTAACAGCTATTCTCCGGAAGCCATATTTAACTCGGCTAGCAAAACTgctcagaccttaacatgtaaacacaacTGAGAGGACCGGTTTTCGAcattcggaagatgtgtcgcatggaAACGTAAGGCCCGTCCcacacaacgatctgtctgcgcacatcacatctgcgcagacagatcgttgcgtatggactgaagatttgcaccaacctgaggtgtgtgcaaacctagAAGTTGGAGTTGGAAGTTTGAGCGAAACTTCTCAAATCTGTGGATTCAAACCActtctgcgcagacaagttggagcgtgtggacaggagatcgccgcaaatctggcgcgaaacagctgcttgctcagtctagtgtttgtatttgtgcacacagggcattaaaatgactgatactcgtcagtgtactcgagagtttgttagtgaattcattgaaatatatagaaaccacctaTTTTTGTGGAAGAttgaaagtaaagaatatagtgaccgagacaaaaagacagcaccatacaatgctctaattgaaaaattgcgggcagttgacgcctcggcaaacagaattaaaaaaaaaaaattcgttgcgaactgtttaccgaaaacagTTATCCAGAGTTcggaaatctagaagatctgatgtaggagtagatcaagtataccagccaacattatggtattttgatctgcttggctttcttaaggttcgccctgcaaatctcgcagtaaatttacgtgagaaaactgctttcgctttagcagccactgtctacatcattttgaccgctttctctgtttcctgcggttggtctgaatgtttttttgcaacacaagttgcgaacacagaccacaacagaacttcctccatttctatatttcaaaataactgaattaaatttttgacgtttgcgGGGatcgtagtcgcttgccactgatatttattttctacaccgacagatagcGGGCGAGtggtagattggggtttgtgtcgtgtgaacacaccacatttgcagcgatcttttgcatgtacagacatctgcgccgatagATCGTTGTGTGTGGATCGGGCTGTAGTGGTTAAGGTCTTCGGCAAAGTGTCTACGTAGGATCTCACAGATGTTCTGCCCGAGTGTGTGCTTTGGTTCGCGCCATCAACAAAACGAGGGTTCTGATTGGCTGTACCCCTCCTACTACAGGAAGCCAAGTGTTAAAGGAAGTGGACCAAAAGTTGTCTGTACTCTTTCTCATGTGAAACGTGGTTGTTCAGCGCTGGTCAATTTTTGGAACGAATTGATTATCTCGACCAGGTGATCTATTAACTGCAGAAATGGTATGTATATTTCATATATCTAGTTACTGTAATTTAAATCCTCGGTATCTGataatttgtgattaattatgtaccaCGTGGTTTTAACAGGCCTTCAATAAGGACCCGGACAAGCCAGGAGCGGAAGCCCCAACAATTCATCGTATCAGAATAACTCTCACGTCAAGGAATGTAAGAAGTTTAGAGAAAGGTATACTAAAAATTCACTTTAAAGTCGTCAGTTCTAGCTTGATTTTCATGTTATTGTGTGTCGCTCAAGAATTCTATCAAACTCATAATTGCTGCTAGTTTATTCCTTGTTACCGCATTCGTGCATAAGCATTTATCCAACATACATTTTCTAATGTGGCCAGCACGGAACTTAATAATTATTATCTTTAGCACTGCTAATTAGTAATTAATTTGAGTTCGTAAAGGTTATGCGTTCTGTGAAACAGGCGTGTATCTAAGGACGCTTAACGCATGCAACCAAAGTGATCACGATTTTTGTTTTACACAAAGTACTATAAAGGCTGTCGTATTGGTACGGTTAATGTGAAGTTCCTAGTTAATTTTAGAAATATAAACTTTGGTATTGTGGTTTCACTTCAGTTGCATTGAAAAGGAATTGCACTTCATAAGTCGTGTTCAGTTGGTTCTGTGGGGAAAGCTCTCTGGGATATCGTAAGCATAATCTTCCGTATCGTAATTTAGTTGATTAAATGTTTCGTTTAGTCCATCACCTTGCTTTTTACATCAGCTAGTTAGCTTGTCAGGCACTCTTAGGATTTCTTGGTTGCATAGGATTATTATTGTAGCCTGCAGCCATAAGAGGTAGCTTGTACTTGCATTTAAAGCTTGTAGAGTCAGTCTATATTGTAAGTTTTGACTGTATTGTATGATGCTATCATAAAAATCTTAATGATAATGGCTGATTATCTAAGGAACCTCTGATTAATGCGCATCTTTCTTCTCTTATATTGTAGTCTATGCTGCTTATTAATTTTATCCCATCTTTTCAGTTTGCAGTGACCTAATATTTGGGGCTAAGAAGCAGAAGCTACGTGTGAAGGGTCCTGTTCGAATGCCCACTAAGATATTGAGAATTACTACTCGTAAGACCCCCTGTGGAGAAGGGTCAAAGACTTGGGACAGATTTCAAATGAGGATTCACAAAAGAGTAATTGATCTCTTTAGTCCTTCGGAAGTTGTCAAACAGATTGTATCCTTTATCAAGTTTAAAATTCATATATATGATGTAAGGTTGCATTTTAAGATAAAGTGATTTATCTTGCTATGATGTGATATCTTAGGACACCTTATGAGATTCATGATTACATTAGAACCTCTGAGCAAGATGACACTTGAATTTTAGTAGTTAATGATACAGGCTTCATAATTGAGCAGAAATAATCACTTGTTGATAATACAACACACACAAACTAATCTTTCAAAGCCACTGGCCCTCTTTCTGGCATAAGTTAATggtaaggaagagaggtgaaggaaaaggacaggaGAGGACTAGGAAAAGGGAAGTAATTCCGGAAAGTTGCCCGGAACCCTTGGTCAGAGGAGACTATTGGATGGCATGAGAAGGAAATGTCGTTTCCTGGTCTTCCCTTCTCATCCCGACTGTTAGGTTTCGCATGACCAGGGCTCCTGGGTGCCTTTTTTGAACTGTGGCACTTTTTTAAAACCTCTCAAGCCCTTTTTCTTCATCCATCTTCCTTACCCTTCATTTTGTCTGCCAGGAGTCACTGGCTCAAAGAGCTTGTAAAAGTTACTTttttgtgttctgctgctgcttggtgagtagattcctctagacttcataatatatttataCTGCAGAACTGGGTTTTATCTTTAGTTCAGCCTTGAGATTACCATTAGTGGTAACACAGTGACATGCAACAGTTTTTATGGCATTTGTGATTGTGAATTCACAAAGTTGGAATTGAGTACTATCTATGTCTGATGagaaatgttgttaaaaaaaaTATGCAAGGGGTCTATAACTCCGACTGAAGAACTGGTAGGTCTATATGGGGGAATTGCAGACATTCTTGTGGAACTGTTGGAGCTTGTAGAAAGAGTATAGAATGTCTGTACTGCACCACATTGTTTACTGGTGAGGAAAGTGCCCTGTGTAATTGTGCAGTGTGGGCATCAGTCTGATACTTGGCTGTCTCATTGTTCCTAATGGTGTGGTAAGTGGGTCTGTGTTCAGTTATGGCTGCAGAACTGTCCTTAAGAGTGGTACTACTATTGAATGCAGATAGTATGTTGATTATATAGCATGCACTGAGGCAATCGGAAGGACATTGCTTGAATCTTGTTGAACTAGTAAATGTGTGGTGTTTGAATTAAGTTCTTGTGGCAGTGTATGAATGTAGACAGCAAACACTTATTGTGTGCATAAATTAACTTTCTCAGTGTTAGCACTATAAGTAGTTGCAAATTCGTTGTACATGTTATTACCTTCCAACCTAATGTAGGTATTAGGCGATGTCACAGTGCAGCATGTTAAAACTGAGTTTAAAAGTGTGAAGGGGGCTTCCATATTGTGGTGTAACCAAACAGAATTTTCATTTCCGAACAGTTAACTCGGTTAAGGTTAAAACGTGAAGCGATGTGGAATGTTGGTGGCAATTCATAttcacataaataaattttgaaatgtttcatcCTGCTAACATTTACAGATCTTTCGTAAAGTTCAGTACACATAGTTGCATTGCCCCTTAAACTATTTCAAGAACCTCCTAACATGGATTTCCAGTTTAGTTTCATCCTGTCCTTCCTGCCTTTGATGGCCtggatagttctgtagaattttttCAGATTACTATCTTTTGACTGTGGAGGGAGCTGTGGTTTGTGGGGGTAACCTTTTTGTCTGTTTTCTTTATATTTGTCTGCTGATTGCTGTGAGAAAATGCTTTTAGTTTTagtatttaatttttatgtaatgtaAGAATTTGTATTTATAAGTTCCTTAATGGTTTTGTAGACATCAATCAGCATAGAGCCTGGTGTGGAAGTTGAAGTTACTATAGCTGATGAAGGAAAGGATTAATTGTACCTGTTCAAATGTGAAActttaataaagaatttaaaaggAAGTTTGTTTCTGTGTCAATTTTCTGAGCAATGTAAGATTTGCCTATTCCTCAAATGGGAGAATTTTGAAATCCAAAACTGGACGTCTCAAATTGGTGGTGCTTATTTTTATTGGGAGCTATATGTATTGGATATAAGAGTGCAGccataaaacagaacagaatataaAATATACTTGGCGAATGTCTGAATATTCATAGATTTTGGGCTTAGTTGAAAGATGGCAGTTTATTAAATTTTGTCATTCCAATCTTAATGTGGAGTCTGATAGTGCAGGACTTCCAAATTAATTTTTTGGGTGTAATTCTTCCAGAGCATTTAACGAAGTGTTATGGTTGGTTCAATTCTTAGTAGTCTTTATTTTCCCAGATATGAGGAGAAAATTGTACTTGAACTGTTGAAGACAATTGTAAACGGTATTAACTTTTTGAGTTTGAATTTGTAAGTTGTAACAGTGGCTGCTCTGTGAGTGCAAATGTTCCAGTAGCTATAAAGTTATTACATGACGTTGTGTACAATGACAAAAGCCAGTGCTGTTTCAATATAATTGGATTGCAGTCACTCGATCTAAAACTTTGTGTGATTTCTCAGTGCAAATGCTTGTGTGGCAGAGCTGTTTTCCCAAACTAGCTTGCAGCGAATAAAGTAAAAGGCTTGGTATGTTCAGGATTGAAGTGAGTGAAGCATTAAGCATAGATTTAGGAGTAAACTTATCTTGCAAATAATCAGTGGATTACATGCAGATTAGGTCAAATTCCTTTGTGTTATATATTGGCCTGACATTATGCATGCTAAACTGGTAAAAGGTAAGGTCAACAGAAGTTTTGTTACAGTATGGAGTATAAGGCCTTTTGCTAAAAATTTCTTGCAAATTAGAGATGATAGGTTGCCGGGAGAACtttgtccacacacacacaaacacactgcctGTGTTTTTAAATCTGCACATCCAACAGAAATTTGTTCCACATTAATACAAAATGTCAGTTGCTTTTCCTTGTTTGAACATAGATTAAACTATCATTTTCATTTCATGTTGTGTGTAAGTTCAAATTCAATGTGCCACAATAAATCAGGACTAGTGTCAGCTTGTACGGATTGTGAATCTGTTGGCTGAAGTGCAAGCTTGAAGTTGCCTAAGGTAGGACAGGCAGATAAGATATTTGGCTTTGTGTAGTACACTAAGAATGTTTGGTTTTAAATGAAGTCAAATTTTTAAAAGATAATGGAAGAATAGCCAAAAAATATTAGGAAGTGCTCTGAAAATAGTTTTAGCCACGTAAGATATAATTATTGTGATATGCTGCAGGACAGGCCTAGTGGTTTCCACTCATGGTGGTGCATGCCTGCACCCAAGCAGCACAGTGGGCTTACATTGCTATTTAATTTGGAAGTGTGAGGGATGACTTACTAAATTCTTGTCGGGTGGAAGACTGGCATTGATGGGATTACAATTAAGAACTATTACTGTTCAGTTTtattaagtttttatttttattctggaaGGTTTGTAAATTACTCAAATCATGGTGGTGACATGAACACATTCAAATATTAAACAATAGCCACTGTCACATGATACTGTTTATATACATTGATACTTTATGGTGATATACACGCAATAACATCATTTAACTTTATATTGTTGGAACATTTTagaatacaccaagaagaaaaagtTGGTGTGTACAAGTTGCACAAATGAGTGAACCTCGTGCCTGATGTAGTGTGGCCACACTACCAGGTCAGTTATATGTAGGTGGGGCTATTTCTTCAGAGAATTTGAGTCTAAATTTTGGAACTGAACATGATAAAACTTTCAGCTGGATGTCAAATTGTGGGTCTCGGGTCCAGCTGAAAGTGATTACATGGTATCCAAAAGGGAAAATGCAAAAATCTTGATTTGAGGCATACTAAATTTGTAACTTATTTCAAAACTTCAGGCATTGTTTGTTACTGAACTGTAGTTGGTTGCATGTTTCACCAGTCCCAAGTCTGGAAGTTGCTATGTTCTGAAAATGAAGTTGGTTTTTTTCCTTAGATTGATGAGACACAGGACTGATCAGTTAATGTAACGCCCAAACACATTGACACGAGGCTGCAGTAGTCACAGAACTTTGCACCTAATGGAATGTGCCCAGCCATGGCCAAACTGCTGGGCCAACTATGTTAAAATGTTAAGAAATCCCATTAAATATTTTACTCCAGCTTTGCTTAATATGACCCTTGTGGGCCAATGAAAAGAAGTCTAAGGTGTCTGCAGGTGTAAAGTCTGTAATGTGTGAACACAGGATGCTGACTGCTTCAGGTAACTTATGAGAATTGAGGACCACTTGTATACAAATGGTAAATTataaacaag from Schistocerca cancellata isolate TAMUIC-IGC-003103 chromosome 7, iqSchCanc2.1, whole genome shotgun sequence harbors:
- the LOC126092341 gene encoding 40S ribosomal protein S20 → MAFNKDPDKPGAEAPTIHRIRITLTSRNVRSLEKVCSDLIFGAKKQKLRVKGPVRMPTKILRITTRKTPCGEGSKTWDRFQMRIHKRVIDLFSPSEVVKQITSISIEPGVEVEVTIADEGKD